A portion of the Saimiri boliviensis isolate mSaiBol1 chromosome 1, mSaiBol1.pri, whole genome shotgun sequence genome contains these proteins:
- the KIF4B gene encoding chromosome-associated kinesin KIF4B — MKEEVKGIPVRVALRCRPLVPKEISEGCQMCLSFVAGEPQVVVGTDKSFTYDFVFDPSTEQEELFNTAVAPLVKGVFKGYNATVLAYGQTGSGKTYSMGGAYTTEQENDPTVGVIPRVIQLLFKEIDKKSDFEFTLKVSYLEIYNEEILDLLCPSREKAQINIREDPKEGIKIVGLTEKTVLVALDTVSCLEQGNNSRTVASTAMNSQSSRSHAIFTISIEQRKKSDRNSSFRSKLHLVDLAGSERQKKTKAEGDRLKEGININRGLLCLGNVISALGDDKKGGFVSYRDSKLTRLLQDSLGGNSHTLMIACVSPADSNLEETLNTLRYADRARKIKNKPIVNIDPQTAELNHLKQQVQQLQVLLLEAHGGTLPGSRNVEPPENLQSLMEKNQSLIEENEKLSRGLSEAAGQTAQMLERIILTEQANEKMNAKLEELRQHAACKLDFQKLVETLEDQELKENVEIICNLQQLITQLSHETVACVAAAIETAVEQEAQVEITLETSRSSDAFTTQHALCQAQMSKELVELNNALALKEALVRKITQNDSQLQPIQFQYQDNIKNLELEVINLQKEKEGLVLELQTAKKDVNQAKLSERRRKRLQELEGQIADLKKKLNEQSKLLKLKESTERTVSKLNQEIQTMKKQRVQFMRQMKEDAEKFRQWKQKKDKEVIQLKERDRKRQYELLKLERNFKKQSNVLRRKTEEAAAANKRLKDALQKQRETTDKQEQTQSHGMEGVAAQVKNWLGNEIEVMVSTEEAKRHLKDLLEDRKILAQDVAHLKEKRESGETPPPKLQRRTFSLNEVCGQVLESEDYITKQIESLETEVELRSAQIADLQQKLLDAEGEDRPKQRWESIATILEAKCALKYLIGELVSSKIHVTKLENSLRHSKASCADMQKMLFEDRNHFAEIETELQAELLRMEQQHQEKVLYLFSQLEQSQIAEKQLEESVAEKEQQLLSPLKCQDVEPEKMREVCEQNQQLLRENEIIKQKLTLLQVASRQEHLPKDTLLSPDSSFEYIPPKPKPSRVRKVKFLEQSMDVEDLKYCSDSVNEHEDGDGDGDNDEGDDEEWKPTKLVKVSRKNTQGCSCKGWCGNKQCGCRKQKSDCGVGCCCDPTKCRNRQRGKDSLDTVEWTQDSEASFKLEDPTEVTPGLSFFNPVCATPNSKILKEMFDKEQVLSKNTAPAPFPFHLPESKGVTTEYQENKAPGKKKKRALASNTSFFSGCSPVKEEAH; from the coding sequence ATGAAGGAAGAGGTGAAGGGAATTCCTGTAAGAGTGGCACTGCGTTGTCGCCCTCTGGTCCCCAAGGAGATTAGTGAGGGCTGCCAGATGTGCCTGTCCTTCGTGGCCGGGGAGCCTCAGGTGGTGGTTGGTACTGATAAATCCTTCACCTACGACTTTGTGTTTGACCCCTCTACTGAGCAGGAAGAACTCTTCAACACAGCAGTGGCGCCGCTCGTAAAAGGCGTATTTAAAGGCTATAATGCTACGGTCCTGGCTTATGGGCAGACTGGCTCTGGAAAAACCTATTCGATGGGAGGTGCATACACTACAGAGCAAGAGAATGATCCAACTGTTGGGGTTATTCCTAGAGTAATACAACTGCTCTTCAAAGAGATCGATAAAAAGAGTGACTTTGAATTTACTCTGAAAGTGTCTTACTTAGAGATTTACAATGAAGAGATTTTGGATCTTCTGTGCCCATCTCGTGAGAAAGCTCAAATAAATATCCGGGAGGATCCTAAGGAAGGCATAAAGATTGTGGGACTCACTGAGAAGACTGTTTTGGTTGCCTTGGACACTGTTTCCTGTTTGGAGCAGGGCAACAACTCTAGGACTGTGGCCTCTACAGCTATGAACTCCCAGTCGTCCCGATCTCATGCCATCTTTACAATCTCCatagagcaaagaaagaaaagtgacagGAATAGCAGCTTTCGCTCCAAGCTGCATCTTGTAGACCTCGCTGGAtcagaaagacagaagaaaaccAAAGCTGAAGGGGATCGTCTAAAAGAGGGTATTAATATTAACAGAGGCCTCCTATGCTTGGGAAATGTAATTAGTGCTCTTGGAGATGACAAAAAGGGTGGCTTTGTGTCCTACAGAGATTCCAAGTTGACTCGCCTGCTTCAAGATTCTCTAGGAGGTAATAGCCATACTCTTATGATAGCCTGTGTGAGTCCTGCTGACTCCAATCTAGAGGAAACATTAAACACTCTTCGTTatgctgacagagcaagaaaaatcaagaacaaacctATTGTTAATATTGATCCCCAGACAGCTGAACTTAATCATCTAAAGCAACAGGTGCAACAGCTACAAGTCTTGTTGCTAGAAGCCCATGGAGGTACCCTGCCTGGATCGAGAAATGTGGAACCACCAGAGAATCTACAATCCCTGATGGAGAAGAATCAGTCCCTGATAGAGGAGAATGAAAAATTAAGTCGTGGTCTGAGCGAGGCAGCTGGTCAGACAGcccagatgttggagaggatcaTTTTGACAGAGCAAGCGAATGAAAAAATGAACGCCAAGCTAGAAGAGCTCAGGCAGCATGCCGCCTGCAAACTGGATTTTCAAAAGCTAGTGGAGACTTTGGAAGACCAGGAATTGAAAGAAAATGTAGAGATAATTTGTAACCTGCAGCAACTGATTACCCAGTTATCGCATGAAACTGTTGCTTGCGTGGCTGCAGCCATTGAAACTGCAGTGGAACAAGAAGCTCAAGTGGAAATCACTCTAGAGACGAGCAGGTCTTCTGATGCTTTTACCACTCAGCATGCTCTCTGTCAAGCTCAGATGTCTAAGGAGCTGGTTGAGTTGAATAACGCCCTTGCACTGAAAGAGGCCCTAGTTAGAAAGATAACTCAGAATGACAGCCAACTGCAGCCCATTCAGTTTCAATACCAGGATAATATAAAAAATCTGGAGTTAGAAGTCATCAATctacaaaaggaaaaggaaggattGGTTCTTGAACTTCAGACAGCAAAGAAGGATGTCAACCAAGCCAAGCTGAGTGAGCGCCGCCGCAAACGTCTCCAGGAGCTGGAGGGCCAAATAGCTGATCTGAAGAAGAAACTGAATGAGCAGTCCAAACTTCTGAAACTAAAGGAATCCACAGAGCGTACTGTCTCCAAACTGAACCAGGAGATACAGACAATGAAAAAACAGCGGGTACAGTTCATGCGTCAAATGAAAGAAGATGCTGAGAAGTTTAGACAGTGGAAGcagaaaaaagacaaggaagtAATACAATTAAAAGAACGAGATCGTAAGAGGCAATATGAGCTGCTTAAACTGGAAAGAAACTTCAAGAAACAATCCAATGTGCTCAGACGTAAAACAGAGGAGGCAGCAGCTGCCAACAAGCGTCTCAAGGATGCTCTCCAGAAACAACGGGAGACCACAGATAAGCAGGAACAGACTCAGAGTCATGGAATGGAAGGCGTTGCAGCTCAAGTGAAGAATTGGCTTGGAAATGAAATTGAGGTTATGGTCAGTACTGAGGAAGCCAAACGCCATCTGAAAGACCTCCTTGAAGATAGAAAGATCCTGGCTCAGGATGTGgctcatctcaaagaaaaaagagaatctgGGGAGACTCCACCTCCTAAACTCCAGAGGCGTACATTCTCTCTTAATGAAGTGTGTGGTCAAGTTTTGGAGTCAGAAGATTATATTACAAAACAGATTGAAAGCCTAGAGACTGAAGTGGAACTCAGGAGTGCTCAGATTGCTGACCTACAGCAGAAGCTGCTTGATGCAGAAGGTGAAGATAGGCCTAAACAACGCTGGGAGAGCATTGCCACCATTCTGGAAGCCAAGTGTGCACTGAAATATTTGATTGGAGAGCTGGTCTCCTCCAAAATACATGTCACCAAACTTGAAAACAGCCTGAGACACAGCAAGGCCAGCTGTGCTGACATGCAGAAGATGCTGTTTGAGGACCGAAATCATTTTGctgaaatagagacagagttacAAGCTGAGCTGCTCAGAATGGAGCAACAGCATCAAGAGAAGGTGCTGTACCTTTTCAGTCAGCTGGAGCAAAGCCAAATAGCAGAGAAACAGTTAGAGGAATCAGTCGCTGAAAAGGAACAGCAGCTGCTGAGCCCACTGAAGTGTCAGGATGTAGAACCTGAGAAGATGCGAGAAGTGTGTGAGCAAAATCAGCAGCTTCTTCGAGAGAACGAAATCATCAAGCAGAAGCTGACCCTCCTCCAGGTAGCCAGCAGACAGGAGCATCTTCCTAAGGATACCCTTCTATCTCCAGACTCTTCTTTTGAATATATCCCACCTAAGCCAAAACCTTCTCGTGTTAGAAAAGTTAAGTTTCTGGAGCAAAGCATGGACGTCGAGGACCTAAAATATTGTTCAGATTCTGTGAATGAGCATGAGgacggtgatggtgatggtgacaatGATGAGGGGGATGATGAGGAATGGAAGCCAACAAAATTAGTTAAGGTGTCCAGGAAGAACACCCAAGGGTGTTCCTGCAAGGGTTGGTGTGGGAACAAGCAGTGTGGGTGCAGGAAGCAAAAGTCCGACTGTGGTGTGGGCTGTTGCTGTGACCCCACAAAGTGTCGGAACCGCCAGCGAGGCAAGGATAGCTTGGACACTGTTGAATGGACCCAGGATTCTGAAGCCTCCTTCAAACTGGAGGATCCTACTGAGGTGACCCCAGGATTGAGCTTCTTTAACCCCGTCTGTGCCACCCCCAACAGCAAGATCCTGAAAGAGATGTTCGACAAAGAGCAGGTGCTGTCAAAGAATACTGCTCCAGCTCCCTTTCCTTTTCACCTCCCAGAATCGAAAGGTGTAACAacagaatatcaagaaaataaggctccagggaaaaaaaagaaacgagCTCTGGCTAGCAACACCAGCTTCTTCTCTGGCTGCTCCCCTGTGAAAGAAGAGGCCCACTGA